One genomic segment of Desulforamulus reducens MI-1 includes these proteins:
- the whiA gene encoding DNA-binding protein WhiA gives MSFSAVTKNELARVVGSKKCCRMAELAALIKMDGSVQISGQKKFSLNIVTENAAVARKIFTLLKNLFGLSTEIMVRRKVRLRKNNVYIVRIPAQPGIEEIFKALGFQAGSFSFTEEGIVKDLIARDCCRKAYLRGAFLGGGSVNNPEGTYHLEIITDNQKHAQDLVELMQYFQLPAKVSPRKNWYVVYLKGSEQIIDCLNLMEAHSALLDFENARIYKGVRNQVNRLVNCETANLNKTVNAAVRQLENIKFLADRIGLEKLPKPLKETAEYRLQYPDASLKELGELWTPPVGKSGVNHRIRKIERLAEKLRSGKEYHGYKED, from the coding sequence ATGTCCTTCTCGGCAGTAACAAAAAATGAACTGGCACGGGTTGTGGGAAGTAAAAAATGTTGCCGAATGGCAGAATTGGCTGCCCTGATTAAGATGGATGGCAGTGTCCAGATCAGTGGCCAAAAGAAATTTTCCCTTAATATTGTCACGGAAAACGCAGCCGTTGCTAGAAAAATTTTTACGCTATTGAAAAATTTATTTGGTCTGTCCACAGAGATTATGGTGCGACGCAAGGTGCGACTGCGTAAAAATAATGTTTATATCGTTCGGATTCCTGCCCAACCGGGCATTGAAGAGATATTTAAGGCCCTGGGTTTTCAGGCCGGGAGTTTTAGTTTTACAGAAGAAGGAATTGTCAAAGATTTAATTGCCCGGGACTGCTGTCGTAAGGCTTACTTAAGGGGGGCCTTTTTGGGCGGTGGCTCCGTTAACAATCCCGAAGGGACCTATCATTTGGAAATTATTACGGATAATCAGAAACATGCCCAGGATCTAGTGGAGTTGATGCAGTACTTTCAGTTGCCCGCCAAGGTTAGCCCCCGTAAAAACTGGTATGTGGTGTATCTGAAGGGCAGTGAGCAAATCATTGACTGTCTTAACTTAATGGAGGCCCATTCAGCCCTGTTGGATTTTGAGAATGCTCGTATTTATAAAGGGGTACGCAACCAGGTCAACCGGCTGGTGAACTGTGAAACAGCCAATTTAAATAAAACGGTCAATGCTGCTGTAAGGCAATTGGAAAATATTAAGTTTCTGGCTGATAGAATTGGTTTGGAAAAGCTGCCAAAGCCCCTGAAGGAAACTGCAGAATACCGATTACAATATCCCGATGCCAGTTTAAAAGAATTGGGGGAACTTTGGACGCCCCCGGTGGGTAAATCCGGGGTAAACCATCGCATCCGAAAAATTGAACGTTTGGCGGAAAAACTGCGGTCAGGGAAGGAATACCATGGATATAAAGAAGATTGA
- a CDS encoding tyrosine-protein phosphatase, whose translation MIDLHCHILPNIDDGAKDQAISLEMAAKAVQEGITTIIATPHCIPEVYFTERQAILSAVAELQKLLDGAGLPLKILPGMEVHLTLDAAQRLAQGSALTLNDTGKYVLLEFPMNHVPAYSGQVIFEIMLKGIKPILAHPERNREIIESPQVLYQLQEKGCLVQVTAGSLTGRFGSKIQQLTQDFVRLGWVDFIASDAHDPIKRPFLLREARLVVEELVGRERALQLVLGNPEKVTKGEAIGKGEVLPYQLTRGEKRKKKGLWYGLQSFFRK comes from the coding sequence TTGATCGATTTACATTGCCATATCTTACCCAACATCGACGATGGTGCCAAAGACCAAGCTATAAGCTTAGAAATGGCTGCAAAGGCTGTACAGGAAGGAATTACGACGATTATTGCCACGCCCCACTGTATCCCAGAGGTCTATTTTACTGAGAGACAAGCTATTCTGTCAGCAGTGGCGGAGTTACAAAAATTACTAGATGGGGCAGGCCTACCACTAAAGATATTACCCGGTATGGAGGTGCATCTGACCCTGGATGCAGCCCAGAGGTTGGCCCAAGGCAGTGCCCTGACACTGAATGATACAGGGAAGTATGTGTTGTTGGAATTTCCCATGAATCATGTGCCGGCCTACTCAGGGCAGGTAATCTTTGAAATTATGCTGAAGGGAATTAAGCCGATCCTCGCCCATCCGGAACGAAACAGGGAAATAATAGAAAGTCCTCAGGTCCTATATCAGTTACAGGAAAAGGGGTGCCTTGTGCAGGTTACTGCTGGTAGTCTGACTGGTCGTTTTGGCTCAAAAATACAGCAGTTGACCCAGGATTTTGTTCGTCTGGGGTGGGTGGATTTTATTGCCTCGGATGCCCATGATCCCATCAAGCGACCCTTTCTATTAAGGGAAGCCCGTCTTGTGGTGGAAGAATTAGTGGGCCGAGAAAGAGCACTACAACTGGTCCTGGGCAATCCTGAAAAAGTGACAAAGGGAGAAGCCATTGGCAAGGGCGAAGTTCTACCTTATCAACTAACCAGAGGCGAAAAAAGAAAAAAGAAAGGCCTTTGGTACGGGCTACAATCCTTCTTTAGAAAATAA
- a CDS encoding S-layer homology domain-containing protein produces the protein MKERKYLAILLSLCLVLSLTTVAFAATFTDLQGHWAEGQINEWSAKGLAGGYADGTFKPNNEVSRAEFVALVNRAFALNNGGAANSFTDVKEGQWYYGEVAVAKAAGYIGGYSDGTFRPNQAISRQEAANILTRLLKLQTTTAGIDAFADASQIQAWAQGGIGAVVNSGLMHGFPDNTFRPLKSITRAEAVVSLDRALKANGKEVTVQSGIEGKVTLNGKAIANAVVRVFQADSFKVMEEAKTDSNGNYKFNLPKGKYDLTASTDSEVGYKSDVKVADNQLTSQALTLEKAAILSGDLEDKDKRTVKNATIAFTTNPTFVTTTDKDGKFKVAVLANRDYTVRAYNPDEKDKAPDVVIEGLKVAAAGKQQLATLKAHFAVKSSSGGGGGGGGSSTPAIDVINQPGTHTGNYTITTSGTYGPASGTSTIVGSLTINPGASGEVTIQNIDVDNVTVSSGASNSIKFKKVKVKQKLTVNTGNQANSVRIVTEDSSITVTKVESKVILEAAQGGSFGDVAVEAAAAGQQIELRGTFNGTVTVAQGVQGLTLNLGSGTTLANLAGNVSGISNVVVADDATLPPALNEIAADLDTVRNVKANLNITFANGDTVTNVTQNVTLPTVNADPNVTITWASSNTDVITNDGTVKRPRVGGDKTVILTATIKKGKATVIKTFTVTVKGVNLVPAEPTLEALLTAIQTGLNSLTQDEWNNLKAQRDQLVNNLTEEEIFEALRKSGFENITNTNITIEEARFALATIRGLAHLGRDNVGDSVQLISGEIEKLKTEFSEVVTKLRQYNINQEVVYKYGIDLYTCILQGDCKVTADNYEKDLYNAALYVLRDRQHPELKTVAKLTFDRLKTYHSQDSALSGILKGIVFEKDENSQPGDVEVDATVIMLAKKELESRNDSAYDSLIETLDFMVNLSKTFMPLN, from the coding sequence GTGAAAGAAAGAAAGTATCTAGCAATATTGCTTAGTCTGTGTTTAGTTTTATCCTTAACCACAGTAGCCTTTGCTGCCACATTTACAGATTTACAAGGCCATTGGGCAGAGGGGCAAATTAATGAATGGTCCGCCAAGGGGCTTGCTGGGGGATACGCAGACGGTACCTTTAAGCCCAACAATGAAGTTTCCAGGGCAGAATTTGTTGCTCTGGTAAACCGGGCCTTTGCACTAAACAATGGTGGTGCAGCAAATAGTTTTACAGATGTTAAAGAAGGTCAATGGTATTATGGCGAGGTAGCCGTTGCCAAAGCTGCCGGTTATATTGGTGGGTACAGTGATGGTACCTTCCGGCCCAATCAGGCCATATCCCGGCAAGAGGCTGCTAATATCCTGACTAGATTGTTAAAGCTTCAAACAACCACAGCAGGTATTGATGCCTTTGCAGATGCTTCCCAAATACAAGCCTGGGCCCAGGGTGGCATAGGTGCAGTGGTTAATAGCGGTTTGATGCATGGATTCCCGGATAACACCTTCCGTCCGCTGAAGAGCATTACCCGAGCTGAAGCAGTTGTATCTTTGGATCGGGCTTTAAAGGCCAATGGAAAAGAGGTAACCGTTCAGAGTGGTATTGAGGGTAAAGTTACTCTGAATGGCAAAGCCATAGCCAATGCTGTTGTGAGAGTATTTCAGGCTGATAGCTTCAAGGTAATGGAAGAAGCCAAGACAGATAGCAACGGTAATTATAAATTCAACCTACCCAAGGGCAAGTATGACCTCACTGCTTCTACTGACAGTGAAGTAGGCTACAAAAGTGATGTCAAGGTAGCGGATAACCAGTTAACCTCACAGGCTTTGACCTTGGAAAAGGCAGCCATATTGAGCGGTGACCTGGAGGACAAAGATAAAAGAACAGTTAAAAATGCCACCATTGCATTTACCACCAACCCTACCTTTGTTACCACCACAGATAAGGATGGTAAGTTTAAGGTAGCTGTGCTGGCCAATCGTGATTATACCGTAAGGGCCTACAACCCTGATGAAAAGGACAAGGCACCGGATGTTGTAATTGAAGGACTAAAAGTTGCTGCGGCAGGAAAGCAACAGCTTGCTACTCTAAAAGCCCACTTTGCCGTTAAAAGTAGTAGCGGCGGCGGTGGTGGTGGCGGTGGATCAAGCACTCCTGCTATTGATGTAATTAATCAACCTGGTACCCATACTGGTAATTATACGATCACTACCAGCGGTACCTATGGTCCTGCTAGCGGAACATCAACCATCGTGGGTTCCTTAACCATCAACCCTGGGGCAAGTGGCGAAGTTACCATCCAGAACATAGATGTTGACAACGTAACAGTAAGTTCTGGGGCATCTAATTCAATAAAATTTAAGAAAGTAAAAGTTAAGCAAAAATTAACTGTTAACACCGGTAATCAAGCTAATAGTGTTCGTATTGTCACAGAGGATTCGTCGATTACCGTTACCAAGGTAGAGTCTAAAGTTATTCTGGAAGCAGCTCAGGGAGGTTCCTTTGGTGATGTTGCCGTAGAAGCAGCTGCTGCTGGTCAGCAAATTGAACTTAGAGGAACTTTTAACGGAACTGTAACTGTGGCTCAGGGAGTGCAGGGTTTGACACTAAATTTGGGGTCAGGAACAACCTTGGCAAACCTGGCAGGCAATGTTTCAGGAATTTCCAATGTGGTAGTGGCAGATGATGCAACCCTTCCTCCCGCTCTAAATGAAATAGCTGCCGACTTGGATACTGTACGAAATGTTAAAGCTAACTTAAATATAACTTTTGCCAATGGCGACACTGTGACAAATGTGACACAGAATGTTACTTTACCAACGGTAAATGCTGATCCCAATGTCACTATAACATGGGCCTCAAGTAATACCGATGTAATCACCAATGACGGTACTGTAAAACGGCCCAGAGTGGGTGGAGATAAAACAGTTATATTAACTGCTACCATTAAGAAAGGGAAAGCAACCGTAATAAAAACCTTTACTGTAACGGTAAAAGGCGTCAATCTTGTGCCGGCAGAACCAACTCTGGAAGCATTACTAACTGCTATTCAAACGGGCCTTAATAGTCTTACCCAAGACGAATGGAATAACCTGAAGGCACAAAGGGATCAACTGGTTAATAACCTAACAGAAGAAGAGATTTTTGAAGCCTTAAGAAAGTCTGGCTTCGAAAATATAACCAACACGAATATTACCATTGAAGAAGCACGCTTTGCCTTAGCAACCATCCGCGGGTTGGCTCACCTGGGACGGGATAATGTAGGCGATAGTGTTCAGTTGATCAGCGGAGAGATTGAGAAGCTGAAAACGGAGTTTAGTGAAGTTGTTACTAAGCTTCGGCAATATAACATTAATCAAGAGGTTGTATATAAATATGGCATAGATTTATATACCTGCATCTTGCAGGGCGATTGCAAGGTTACTGCCGATAACTATGAAAAAGACCTTTACAATGCTGCACTATACGTATTGCGTGATCGCCAACACCCAGAGTTAAAAACAGTGGCTAAATTAACCTTTGATCGCCTAAAAACATATCACTCTCAGGATTCTGCCTTAAGTGGAATTCTTAAAGGAATTGTCTTTGAGAAAGATGAAAACTCACAGCCCGGAGATGTTGAAGTAGATGCCACTGTAATAATGTTGGCAAAGAAAGAGTTAGAGAGCAGGAACGATAGTGCCTATGACAGCCTCATAGAAACTTTAGACTTCATGGTCAACCTAAGTAAGACCTTTATGCCACTAAATTAA
- a CDS encoding S-layer homology domain-containing protein — protein MLRKKACAVTLSLALSCQFLIAPMANAGSVDDAISNITKDPSYSKVVDQLNVDSKVVEDFVRDVVNSIDKDKLNDDSHIKEVVTGKFLTNEALKEAVVSLPASEYADAKNAVKELGNTLRNELLKDPAVPGVAGGGAVGSEEFKIQTSGSRAIVDSNSKAYIYLNGLQIKEVKDARKSLEMRFGDVKLAFSTEALNIGSVMGEEKAEFKVRVKQLASSEMNNLMSGAKNGGVYKVAGYIYNITSEAVDKSSNTEALSSFSGSITVSLPVPSEYRNSASTGTLKVYTYNEKTKNWDLVGGVFNSSANVMNFDTKHFSQYALLEQVTATETIPQAKPAAPVLKEFKDIEGHWAASDILYMASQGYVNGVEADKFHPQDLVTRAEFATMLVNVLGLQGQGEVVFKDVNKGAWYYPSVALACKAGLAKGKGADTFAPGAPITRQEMAAMLVNAMSYKGMAVQADTAVLAAFADQAQVADWAKPSAAAAYAAQIIKGKPGQKGLCFGPTDNTTRAEAVVMLKNFLLTKK, from the coding sequence ATGCTAAGAAAAAAAGCATGTGCAGTTACCCTGTCCCTGGCATTATCCTGTCAGTTTTTAATTGCCCCCATGGCAAATGCAGGATCAGTGGATGATGCTATAAGCAATATTACAAAGGATCCCAGTTACTCAAAAGTAGTTGACCAGTTGAATGTTGACTCAAAAGTTGTAGAAGATTTTGTACGGGATGTGGTAAACAGCATTGACAAAGACAAGTTAAATGACGATAGCCATATAAAAGAGGTTGTGACAGGAAAGTTTCTTACAAACGAGGCCCTCAAAGAGGCTGTAGTATCCTTACCGGCATCGGAATATGCAGATGCTAAGAATGCTGTTAAAGAGTTAGGCAATACCCTGAGAAATGAACTGCTTAAGGACCCGGCGGTTCCCGGTGTTGCTGGCGGGGGAGCAGTAGGCTCAGAAGAATTTAAAATTCAGACTTCAGGTTCCCGGGCAATTGTTGATTCTAATAGTAAAGCCTATATTTATCTGAACGGACTGCAAATAAAAGAAGTGAAAGATGCCAGAAAGTCATTGGAGATGAGGTTTGGTGATGTTAAGTTAGCCTTCTCCACAGAGGCACTGAATATTGGCTCAGTAATGGGAGAAGAAAAGGCTGAGTTTAAGGTCCGTGTCAAGCAACTGGCTAGTTCAGAAATGAATAATCTTATGTCGGGCGCCAAAAATGGTGGGGTATATAAAGTTGCAGGTTACATTTACAACATAACATCCGAAGCAGTTGATAAATCAAGTAATACTGAAGCCCTTTCTTCATTTAGTGGTTCTATTACTGTTTCTCTCCCTGTACCCTCGGAATATAGAAACAGTGCATCCACTGGGACACTAAAGGTTTATACCTATAATGAAAAAACGAAGAATTGGGATTTGGTTGGTGGGGTGTTTAATAGTAGTGCCAATGTAATGAACTTTGACACAAAGCATTTCAGTCAATATGCTTTATTAGAGCAAGTAACTGCCACGGAAACAATACCCCAAGCAAAACCTGCTGCACCTGTTTTAAAGGAATTCAAAGACATCGAAGGGCATTGGGCTGCCAGCGATATTCTATACATGGCATCCCAGGGCTATGTCAATGGTGTAGAGGCGGACAAGTTCCATCCCCAGGACCTAGTTACCAGGGCGGAATTTGCCACTATGCTGGTCAACGTATTGGGGTTACAAGGTCAAGGGGAGGTTGTCTTTAAGGATGTAAATAAAGGGGCTTGGTACTACCCCAGTGTAGCATTGGCTTGCAAGGCTGGGCTGGCTAAGGGGAAGGGTGCGGATACCTTTGCTCCCGGAGCGCCCATTACCCGGCAAGAGATGGCGGCTATGCTTGTAAATGCCATGAGTTATAAAGGAATGGCGGTACAAGCCGACACAGCGGTATTAGCTGCCTTTGCGGATCAAGCCCAAGTAGCAGATTGGGCCAAGCCATCGGCTGCGGCTGCCTATGCTGCCCAAATTATCAAAGGGAAACCCGGGCAAAAGGGCTTATGTTTTGGACCAACGGATAACACCACCAGGGCAGAGGCTGTGGTAATGTTGAAGAATTTTTTACTAACTAAAAAATAG
- a CDS encoding CpsD/CapB family tyrosine-protein kinase, with the protein MMLNNRLVVLENPKSPVAEAYRIARTNIQFAAVDKELKTLLITSSGPAEGKSTTAANLGIAFAQSGKSVIIVDADLRKPTQHKVWEIDNIIGLTNILLGDTEIATALQPSPMKNLHIVTTGPIPPNPAELLGSQRMTALLTSFREHADIIIIDSPPIIAVTDAALLAPQADGVVLVVASGQAKIETAQKAKQMLLNGKAKILGTILNMVEEDSQDYYYYYYYGEGSGDKKKGKKRGHKAACL; encoded by the coding sequence ATGATGTTAAATAACAGACTCGTGGTTTTGGAGAACCCTAAATCACCGGTAGCAGAGGCCTATCGCATAGCCCGAACCAATATTCAATTTGCAGCTGTTGATAAAGAGCTTAAAACATTATTAATAACCAGTTCCGGTCCAGCCGAAGGGAAATCCACCACTGCTGCGAATCTAGGCATTGCCTTTGCCCAATCTGGTAAAAGCGTCATTATTGTTGATGCTGATTTACGCAAGCCAACCCAGCATAAGGTATGGGAAATTGATAATATTATTGGCCTTACCAACATACTGCTGGGGGACACTGAGATAGCCACAGCCTTACAACCTTCCCCCATGAAGAATTTACATATCGTAACCACCGGGCCCATTCCTCCTAACCCAGCCGAATTGCTCGGGTCCCAAAGAATGACTGCTTTACTGACATCCTTCCGTGAACATGCAGATATTATTATCATTGATTCCCCGCCCATTATTGCTGTTACCGATGCGGCTTTGCTGGCACCCCAGGCGGATGGGGTTGTTTTGGTTGTTGCATCGGGACAGGCCAAAATTGAAACAGCCCAGAAGGCAAAGCAAATGCTTTTAAATGGTAAAGCGAAGATCCTGGGAACCATCTTAAATATGGTGGAAGAGGACAGTCAGGATTACTACTATTATTATTACTATGGTGAAGGCAGCGGTGATAAAAAGAAAGGAAAAAAAAGAGGCCATAAGGCAGCTTGTTTATAA
- a CDS encoding YveK family protein translates to MNDDKIESRDDFEVIDLRDIWRIIKKGKWILISLPLIAMLTSGIISFFVLTPRYEASTTLMVGKTYSGQDAMMLQYNDILTANQLVKTYSQIAKSRTVVEKVMQSEKINTTYEQLSQSIDVKPVKDTQLIQITVEDIDPERAARLANFTAVVFIRKVTEIMKVDNVNIIDHAVVPTLPVKPNKKLNIIIAGVVGLMVALGIVFLLEFLDRTIKTGDDVERYLELPVLGVIPKIE, encoded by the coding sequence TTGAATGACGACAAAATAGAGTCGAGAGATGACTTTGAGGTGATCGATCTAAGAGATATCTGGCGCATTATCAAAAAGGGTAAATGGATTTTAATAAGTCTCCCCTTAATTGCCATGCTGACCAGTGGAATTATCAGTTTTTTTGTACTTACCCCCCGCTATGAGGCATCTACCACTTTAATGGTGGGCAAAACCTATTCCGGTCAAGACGCCATGATGTTGCAATATAATGATATTTTAACGGCTAACCAACTAGTTAAGACCTATAGCCAAATTGCCAAGAGCCGTACAGTGGTGGAGAAGGTAATGCAGTCTGAAAAAATAAATACGACCTATGAGCAATTAAGTCAGAGTATCGATGTTAAACCGGTAAAGGATACGCAATTAATCCAAATAACGGTGGAAGATATCGACCCGGAGCGGGCAGCGAGGCTGGCCAATTTTACCGCAGTTGTTTTTATTCGTAAAGTTACAGAAATCATGAAGGTTGATAACGTTAACATTATAGATCACGCAGTGGTACCCACTTTACCGGTGAAGCCAAATAAAAAGTTGAACATCATCATTGCTGGAGTCGTTGGCTTGATGGTTGCCTTAGGGATTGTCTTTTTACTGGAGTTCCTGGATCGAACCATTAAGACCGGAGATGACGTGGAACGTTACTTAGAGCTTCCCGTGCTGGGGGTTATTCCTAAGATTGAATAA
- the galE gene encoding UDP-glucose 4-epimerase GalE — translation MSILVTGGVGYIGSHTCVELLKAGYEVVVVDNLSNSKPEVLRRIREITGRELKFYKVDVLEQAELAKVFLENQIEAVIHFAGLKAVGESVAIPLRYYHNNITGTLILCETMQKHGVKKLVFSSSATVYGDPKSVPISEDFPLSATNPYGRTKLMIEEILGDLYLSDNDWSIALLRYFNPIGAHQSGLIGEDPQGIPNNLMPYISQVAVGKLKELRVFGNDYPTPDGTGVRDYIHVVDLAIGHLRALEKILPTTGLDAYNLGTGRGYSVLEMIKAFEKASGRKVPYTVVDRRPGDVAMCYANPERARIELHWVAERGIEEMCTDTWNWQSNNPKGYAE, via the coding sequence ATGTCTATATTGGTTACAGGAGGAGTAGGATATATCGGTAGCCATACCTGTGTGGAACTGCTCAAGGCGGGGTATGAGGTAGTAGTGGTGGATAACCTTTCGAATAGTAAGCCAGAGGTTTTAAGGCGTATCAGAGAAATTACTGGTCGAGAATTAAAATTTTACAAGGTTGATGTTTTAGAGCAAGCAGAGCTTGCAAAGGTATTCTTAGAAAACCAGATAGAGGCTGTCATCCATTTTGCCGGGCTTAAGGCAGTGGGAGAGTCTGTGGCAATACCCCTTCGTTATTATCACAACAATATTACCGGTACACTTATTCTTTGTGAGACCATGCAAAAGCATGGTGTGAAGAAGCTAGTCTTTAGCTCCTCGGCTACGGTTTATGGTGACCCCAAAAGTGTACCCATCTCCGAGGACTTTCCGCTCAGTGCCACTAACCCCTATGGTCGTACAAAGTTAATGATTGAGGAAATACTGGGGGACCTTTATCTGTCAGACAATGACTGGAGTATTGCCCTGCTGCGCTATTTTAATCCCATAGGTGCACACCAGAGTGGCCTTATTGGTGAAGATCCCCAGGGAATTCCCAACAATCTCATGCCTTATATTTCTCAAGTTGCAGTTGGCAAACTGAAAGAACTCAGGGTCTTTGGTAATGACTATCCAACACCCGATGGCACTGGAGTTAGGGATTATATCCATGTTGTGGATCTAGCCATAGGGCACTTGAGAGCTCTGGAGAAGATCTTACCGACAACGGGTTTGGATGCCTATAATCTTGGTACAGGAAGAGGCTACAGTGTTCTCGAGATGATCAAAGCTTTTGAAAAAGCTTCTGGCAGGAAGGTTCCCTATACTGTTGTGGACCGACGACCTGGCGATGTAGCCATGTGCTACGCAAATCCTGAAAGGGCCAGAATAGAACTCCATTGGGTTGCTGAAAGAGGTATTGAGGAAATGTGTACGGATACCTGGAATTGGCAGTCAAATAACCCAAAGGGTTATGCGGAGTAG
- a CDS encoding SDR family NAD(P)-dependent oxidoreductase codes for MNLFDLSGKVAVITGASSGLGADAARAYAAQGADVALLARRKTKLDQVVKEIEATGKKAIAVQCDVSNEENVKQAVEEILSHYGKIDILLNNAGIAIKGSVENMTVEQWDTAMDINVKGIFLMCKYIVPQMKQRKYGKIINVASVNAIIADKAEPLVRHSYNTSKSAVLGLTTGMAVSLAQYGITVNAVGPGLFESEMTADTLFKEESFLQMYNSLCPASRPGRKGELNGPILFFSSDASSYTTGQFITVDGGLTAV; via the coding sequence ATGAATTTGTTTGATTTATCAGGTAAAGTTGCGGTTATTACCGGAGCATCCAGCGGTTTAGGAGCCGATGCGGCAAGGGCCTACGCTGCACAAGGTGCTGATGTGGCCCTTTTAGCCAGAAGGAAAACAAAACTCGATCAGGTTGTGAAGGAAATTGAAGCCACCGGCAAAAAAGCCATTGCCGTACAGTGTGACGTTTCTAACGAGGAAAACGTTAAACAAGCCGTTGAAGAAATATTGTCTCATTACGGTAAAATTGACATTCTGCTTAATAATGCCGGCATTGCAATTAAAGGTTCTGTGGAAAACATGACGGTAGAACAATGGGATACTGCGATGGATATTAATGTAAAAGGTATTTTTTTGATGTGTAAATATATCGTTCCTCAGATGAAGCAGCGTAAGTATGGAAAGATTATCAACGTTGCTTCTGTCAATGCGATTATAGCAGATAAGGCCGAACCACTGGTTCGCCACTCTTATAATACATCGAAAAGTGCAGTGCTTGGCTTAACCACTGGTATGGCAGTTTCTCTGGCCCAGTATGGGATTACTGTTAACGCAGTGGGCCCAGGCCTTTTTGAATCGGAGATGACTGCGGATACTTTATTTAAGGAAGAAAGCTTCCTGCAGATGTACAACTCACTTTGCCCGGCTTCCAGACCGGGGCGTAAAGGCGAGCTTAATGGACCAATTTTATTCTTTTCTTCTGATGCATCCAGTTATACCACTGGACAGTTTATTACAGTGGATGGCGGATTGACTGCGGTTTAG